In one window of Pseudomonas chlororaphis subsp. chlororaphis DNA:
- a CDS encoding mechanosensitive ion channel family protein, translating into MELDLWTQSLVTAMTALWTKVANFIPNLFGALVVLLLGFVVAKLLDTLLSKLLAKLGLDRLMGGTGLTKLLSRAGLQVPISTLIGKIVYWFVLLIFLVSAAESLGLERVSATLDMLALYLPKVFGAALVLLVGVLLAQLANGLVRGAAEGVGLDYASGLGRIAQGLVIIISISVAISQLEVKTDLLNHVIVIVLITVGLAVALAMGLGSRDIAGQILAGIYVRELYQVGQQVRVGEVEGQIEEIGTVKTTLLTDEGELVSLSNRILLEQHVSSR; encoded by the coding sequence ATGGAACTTGATCTCTGGACTCAGAGCCTCGTCACTGCGATGACTGCGTTGTGGACCAAGGTAGCGAACTTCATTCCCAATCTGTTTGGCGCGCTGGTCGTGCTGCTGCTGGGTTTTGTGGTTGCCAAACTGCTTGATACCCTGCTTTCCAAATTGCTCGCCAAACTGGGCCTGGACCGTTTGATGGGCGGTACCGGTTTGACCAAACTGCTGTCCCGCGCGGGCTTGCAGGTACCGATTTCTACCTTGATCGGTAAAATCGTGTATTGGTTCGTATTACTGATTTTTCTGGTTTCTGCTGCAGAATCCCTTGGCCTGGAGCGGGTTTCGGCTACGCTCGACATGCTGGCGTTGTATTTACCGAAGGTTTTCGGGGCCGCGCTGGTGCTGTTGGTGGGGGTATTGCTGGCGCAATTGGCCAATGGGCTGGTGCGCGGAGCGGCCGAAGGGGTCGGTCTGGATTACGCCAGTGGCCTGGGACGAATCGCCCAGGGCCTGGTGATCATCATCAGTATTTCCGTTGCGATCAGTCAGTTGGAGGTCAAAACCGACCTGCTCAACCATGTGATCGTGATCGTTTTGATTACCGTTGGTCTGGCTGTTGCCTTGGCCATGGGGTTGGGAAGCCGGGATATTGCCGGTCAGATTCTTGCGGGAATCTATGTGCGTGAGTTGTATCAGGTTGGGCAACAAGTGCGAGTTGGCGAGGTCGAAGGGCAGATCGAGGAGATCGGCACGGTTAAGACTACACTGCTGACCGATGAGGGCGAGCTGGTCTCGCTCTCCAATCGGATCCTGCTGGAGCAGCATGTAAGTAGCCGCTAA
- the sigX gene encoding RNA polymerase sigma factor SigX, producing MNKAQSLSTRYDPRELSDEELVARSHTELFHVTRAYEELMRRYQRTLFNVCARYLGNDRDADDVCQEVMLKVLYGLKNFEGKSKFKTWLYSITYNECITQYRKERRKRRLMDALSLDPLEEASEDKAPKPEEKGGLDRWLVHVNPIDREILVLRFVAELEFQEIADIMHMGLSATKMRYKRALDKLREKFAGIAET from the coding sequence TTGAATAAAGCCCAATCGCTATCCACGCGCTATGACCCCCGTGAGCTCTCTGACGAGGAGCTGGTTGCGCGCTCGCACACGGAGCTGTTTCACGTAACGCGTGCGTATGAAGAGTTGATGCGACGCTATCAGCGAACCCTCTTCAACGTTTGTGCTCGTTATTTAGGGAACGATCGTGATGCTGACGATGTCTGTCAGGAGGTGATGTTGAAGGTGCTGTATGGCCTCAAGAACTTCGAGGGGAAATCGAAGTTCAAGACATGGCTCTATAGCATCACGTACAACGAATGCATCACGCAGTATCGGAAAGAACGGCGGAAACGTCGCTTGATGGATGCGTTAAGTCTTGATCCCCTCGAGGAAGCGTCTGAAGATAAGGCGCCGAAACCTGAGGAAAAGGGCGGACTTGACCGCTGGTTGGTGCATGTGAACCCGATCGATCGGGAGATTCTGGTGCTACGATTCGTCGCAGAACTGGAGTTCCAGGAGATTGCAGACATCATGCACATGGGGTTGAGTGCTACGAAAATGCGGTACAAGCGTGCGCTTGATAAATTGCGTGAGAAATTTGCAGGCATTGCTGAAACTTAG
- a CDS encoding OmpA family protein has translation MKLKNTLGIAIGSIVAVTSFGVLAQGQGAVEGELFYKKQYNDSVKHIEDGFNPGARIGYFLTDDLSLDLNYDKTNHTRSNDGTGNQKIKGDTGSLLATYHFGQAGVDSLRPYVSGGFGHQSRTNVLADGHSGRDQSTLAIIGTGVKYYFTDNLFARAGVEADYAMDNGKWDYSALVGLGVNFGGNAGKVAPAPAPVPEPTPEPEAPVAEVVRVELDVKFDFDKSVVKPNSYADIKNLADFMKQYPQTTTVVEGHTDSVGPDAYNQKLSERRANAVKQVLTSQYGVESSRVQSVGYGESRPVADNATEAGRAVNRRVEAQVEAQAQQAQ, from the coding sequence ATGAAACTGAAAAACACCTTGGGCATTGCCATTGGTTCTATTGTTGCCGTGACTTCGTTCGGCGTTCTGGCGCAAGGCCAAGGCGCGGTCGAGGGTGAACTGTTTTACAAAAAACAGTACAACGACAGCGTTAAGCACATCGAAGACGGCTTCAACCCAGGCGCTCGTATCGGCTACTTCCTGACCGATGACCTGTCGTTGGACCTGAACTACGACAAAACCAACCACACCCGTTCGAACGACGGCACTGGCAACCAGAAGATCAAAGGTGACACCGGCAGCCTGCTGGCTACCTACCACTTCGGTCAAGCTGGCGTGGACTCCCTGCGTCCATACGTTTCCGGTGGTTTCGGTCACCAGAGCCGTACCAACGTCCTGGCTGACGGCCACAGCGGTCGCGACCAGTCGACCCTGGCTATCATCGGTACCGGTGTTAAGTACTACTTCACCGACAACCTGTTCGCTCGTGCCGGCGTTGAAGCCGACTACGCAATGGACAACGGCAAGTGGGACTACTCCGCTCTGGTTGGTCTGGGTGTGAACTTCGGCGGCAACGCTGGCAAGGTTGCTCCAGCTCCTGCTCCAGTTCCAGAGCCAACTCCAGAACCAGAAGCTCCGGTTGCTGAAGTTGTTCGTGTTGAGCTGGACGTGAAGTTCGACTTCGACAAGTCGGTCGTTAAGCCTAACAGCTACGCTGACATCAAGAACCTCGCTGACTTCATGAAGCAGTACCCACAAACCACCACCGTTGTTGAAGGTCACACTGACTCCGTCGGTCCTGACGCTTACAACCAGAAACTGTCTGAGCGTCGTGCAAACGCCGTTAAGCAAGTTCTGACCAGCCAGTACGGTGTTGAGTCGAGCCGCGTTCAATCCGTTGGTTACGGTGAGTCCCGCCCAGTTGCTGACAACGCAACTGAAGCTGGCCGCGCTGTAAACCGTCGCGTAGAAGCGCAGGTTGAAGCACAAGCTCAACAAGCTCAGTAA
- the cobA gene encoding uroporphyrinogen-III C-methyltransferase, producing the protein MSAKVWLVGAGPGDPELLTLKAARALGEADVVLIDDLVNPAVLEHCPRARVIAVGKRGGCRSTPQAFIHRLMLRYARHGKCVVRLKGGDPCIFGRGGEEAQWLQERGVEVELVNGITAGLAGATQCGIPLTLRGVARGVTLLTAHTQDDSSLNWQALAQSGTTLVIYMGVAKLGEIREQLIAGGLAPHTPVAMIENASLPEQRLCRSDLHAMPDDAHAFQLKSPAILVVGEVAACGAQLPALSEAALAAAFSA; encoded by the coding sequence ATGAGCGCAAAAGTCTGGCTGGTGGGTGCGGGCCCTGGCGATCCTGAACTGCTGACCCTCAAGGCCGCGCGTGCCCTGGGCGAGGCGGATGTGGTGCTGATCGACGATCTGGTGAATCCGGCGGTGCTGGAGCACTGCCCCCGGGCACGGGTTATTGCCGTGGGTAAACGCGGAGGCTGTCGTTCGACGCCCCAGGCGTTCATTCATCGGCTGATGCTGCGCTACGCCCGGCATGGCAAGTGCGTGGTACGCCTCAAGGGCGGCGATCCGTGCATCTTCGGCCGTGGCGGTGAAGAAGCGCAGTGGCTGCAGGAACGTGGCGTCGAGGTGGAACTGGTGAACGGCATCACGGCCGGCCTGGCGGGCGCTACCCAGTGCGGTATCCCGCTGACCCTGCGCGGTGTCGCCCGTGGCGTCACCCTGCTGACGGCCCATACCCAGGACGACAGCAGCCTGAACTGGCAAGCCCTGGCGCAAAGCGGTACGACGCTGGTGATCTATATGGGGGTGGCAAAACTGGGCGAGATCCGTGAACAGCTGATCGCTGGCGGCCTGGCACCGCATACCCCGGTGGCCATGATTGAAAACGCATCCCTACCCGAGCAACGGCTGTGTCGGAGCGATCTGCACGCCATGCCGGACGATGCCCATGCCTTCCAGCTGAAAAGCCCGGCCATCCTGGTCGTCGGCGAAGTGGCCGCTTGCGGTGCACAACTGCCCGCCCTTTCCGAAGCGGCCCTGGCGGCGGCATTCTCGGCCTGA
- a CDS encoding nitrate reductase produces the protein MNRQTTASTCCYCGVGCGVLIEHDGERILGVSGDPSHPANHGKLCSKGSTLHLTGDLAARALYPELRLGKALARSRTDWDSALEHAANLFAETIAEHGPDSVAFYISGQLLTEDYYAFNKLARALVGTNNIDSNSRLCMSSAVVGYKRSLGADAPPCSYEDLELSDCVMIVGSNMAYAHPVLFRRLEQAKRLRPQMKVIVIDPRRTDTCDLADLHLAILPGTDVALFHGILHLLLWQDWIDRDFIQAHTEGLAELKNLVHDYTPHMVAQLCGISVEQLRQCAEWVGTSPSFLSLWCMGLNQSTAGSAKNSALINLHLATGQIGRPGAGPFSLTGQPNAMGGRETGSLSNLLPGHRDAANPEHRAEVAAYWGVEQLPANPGLTAIELFEQLRGGKIKALWIACTNPAQSLPDQNAVREALLACPFVVLQEAFRTTETAAFADLLLPAASWGEKEGSVTNSERRISHVRRAVAAPGEARPDWAITLDFARRLEQRLRPQQPSLFALDTPAQLFDEYKLLTRGRDLDLSGISHALIDRIGPQQWPFPAGAEQGTPRLYVDGRFPTASGRAHFVSDPYRAAKEQRDARFPLTLITGRLRDQWHGMSRTGTAAQLFGHVSEAVLSLHPDELRRQNLQAGDLVSLKSRRGSVTVAVADDDSVRPGQAFLPMHWGDRFLKGGVNAVTQPAFDPLSKQPELKHSGVRLEPVQLPWQLFALIEGDVQRHFEALRPLCESFAYVSLSLAGRERPALLLRVANAEAPAPQLLKDIDQLLGLNEGPVLAYDDPRRSIGKRVRIEQGRITAIRLAGETLARHWLQNLWLEGKADEQLRRWLLAPMSAPPGAAGLITSNGKTLCNCKNVSQSAVCAGISRGLDLDGLKQELGCGTQCGSCVPEIKRLLASSAQPVAIPL, from the coding sequence ATGAACCGCCAGACGACCGCCTCGACCTGCTGTTACTGCGGCGTTGGCTGTGGCGTGCTGATCGAGCACGACGGCGAACGCATCCTCGGCGTCAGTGGCGACCCGAGCCACCCGGCCAACCACGGCAAACTGTGCAGCAAAGGCTCCACCCTGCACCTGACCGGCGACCTCGCGGCCCGCGCCCTGTATCCGGAATTGCGCCTGGGCAAGGCCCTGGCGCGCAGCCGCACCGACTGGGACAGCGCACTGGAACACGCGGCCAACCTGTTTGCCGAAACCATCGCCGAACACGGCCCGGACAGCGTGGCCTTCTATATCTCCGGGCAATTGCTTACCGAGGATTACTACGCCTTCAACAAGCTGGCCCGGGCCCTGGTGGGCACCAACAACATCGACAGCAATTCGCGGCTGTGCATGTCCTCGGCGGTGGTCGGCTACAAACGCAGCCTGGGCGCCGACGCCCCGCCCTGCAGCTACGAAGACCTCGAACTGAGCGATTGCGTGATGATCGTCGGCAGCAACATGGCCTACGCCCATCCGGTGCTGTTCCGCCGCCTGGAGCAGGCCAAGCGCCTGCGGCCGCAGATGAAAGTGATCGTCATCGACCCGCGACGCACCGACACCTGCGACCTGGCCGATTTGCACCTGGCGATCCTGCCCGGCACCGATGTCGCGCTGTTCCACGGCATCCTGCACCTGCTGCTGTGGCAGGACTGGATCGATCGCGACTTCATCCAGGCGCATACCGAAGGCCTGGCCGAGCTGAAGAACCTGGTCCACGACTACACCCCGCATATGGTCGCGCAGCTGTGCGGCATCAGCGTCGAGCAACTGCGCCAGTGCGCCGAATGGGTCGGCACCTCGCCGAGCTTTCTGTCGCTGTGGTGCATGGGGCTGAACCAGTCCACTGCCGGCAGCGCGAAAAACAGCGCACTGATCAACCTGCACCTGGCCACCGGGCAGATCGGGCGCCCCGGGGCCGGCCCTTTCTCCCTCACCGGCCAGCCGAATGCCATGGGCGGCCGGGAAACCGGCAGCCTGTCGAACCTGCTGCCGGGGCACCGGGACGCCGCCAACCCGGAGCACCGGGCTGAAGTCGCGGCCTACTGGGGCGTCGAGCAATTGCCGGCCAACCCCGGCCTGACCGCGATCGAGCTGTTCGAACAGCTGCGCGGCGGCAAGATCAAGGCGCTGTGGATCGCCTGCACCAACCCGGCGCAATCGCTGCCCGACCAGAACGCGGTGCGAGAAGCCTTGCTGGCCTGCCCGTTCGTGGTCCTGCAGGAAGCCTTTCGCACCACCGAGACCGCGGCCTTTGCCGACCTGCTGCTGCCCGCCGCCAGCTGGGGCGAGAAGGAAGGCAGCGTGACCAACTCGGAACGGCGCATCTCCCATGTGCGCCGCGCCGTGGCCGCGCCGGGCGAAGCACGCCCGGATTGGGCCATCACTCTGGACTTCGCCCGGCGCCTGGAACAGCGCCTGCGTCCGCAACAGCCCAGCCTGTTCGCCCTGGATACGCCTGCCCAGCTGTTCGATGAGTACAAACTGCTGACCCGCGGCCGCGACCTGGACCTTTCCGGCATCAGTCACGCGCTGATCGACCGTATCGGCCCGCAGCAATGGCCCTTCCCCGCTGGCGCCGAACAGGGGACGCCGCGGCTGTACGTCGACGGCCGCTTCCCCACCGCCAGCGGGCGGGCGCACTTCGTCAGCGACCCGTATCGCGCGGCCAAGGAACAGCGGGATGCGCGCTTCCCCCTGACCCTGATCACCGGCCGCCTGCGGGATCAATGGCACGGCATGAGCCGCACCGGCACCGCGGCCCAGCTGTTCGGGCACGTCAGCGAGGCCGTCCTCAGCCTGCACCCGGACGAACTACGCCGGCAGAACCTGCAAGCGGGTGACCTGGTCTCGCTGAAAAGCCGTCGCGGCAGCGTGACAGTCGCAGTAGCGGATGACGACAGCGTGCGCCCGGGCCAGGCTTTCCTGCCGATGCACTGGGGCGATCGGTTTCTCAAGGGCGGCGTCAACGCCGTGACTCAACCGGCGTTCGATCCACTGTCCAAACAGCCGGAACTCAAGCACAGCGGTGTACGCCTGGAGCCGGTCCAACTGCCGTGGCAATTGTTCGCCCTGATCGAAGGCGACGTGCAGCGGCATTTCGAAGCCCTGCGCCCGCTCTGTGAAAGTTTCGCCTACGTCAGCCTGAGCCTGGCCGGCCGCGAACGCCCGGCCCTGTTGCTGCGGGTGGCCAACGCCGAGGCGCCGGCGCCGCAACTGCTCAAGGACATCGACCAGTTGCTGGGGCTCAACGAAGGCCCGGTGCTGGCCTATGACGATCCTCGGCGCTCCATCGGCAAGCGGGTACGCATCGAACAGGGGCGGATCACCGCCATTCGCCTGGCCGGTGAAACCCTGGCCCGGCACTGGCTGCAGAACCTGTGGCTGGAAGGCAAGGCCGATGAGCAACTGCGCCGCTGGCTGCTGGCGCCGATGAGCGCACCGCCAGGGGCTGCCGGGTTGATTACGTCGAACGGCAAGACCTTGTGCAACTGCAAGAACGTCAGCCAAAGCGCAGTCTGTGCCGGGATCTCCCGCGGCCTGGACCTCGATGGCCTGAAACAGGAGCTGGGCTGCGGCACTCAATGCGGCTCCTGCGTCCCCGAAATCAAACGTCTGCTGGCCAGCTCGGCACAGCCCGTCGCAATCCCCCTGTGA
- the nirD gene encoding nitrite reductase small subunit NirD → MNWLDICALDEINALGSRIVNGPKGDIAIFRTSDDEVFALDDRCPHKGGPLSQGLIYGKTVACPLHNWQIDLESGEAQAPDIGCAHHHLARVENGRVLLALRDAG, encoded by the coding sequence ATGAACTGGCTGGATATCTGCGCCCTGGACGAGATCAACGCCCTGGGCTCGCGCATCGTCAACGGCCCCAAGGGCGATATCGCGATCTTTCGCACCAGCGACGACGAAGTCTTCGCCCTCGACGACCGTTGCCCGCACAAGGGCGGGCCGCTGTCCCAGGGGCTGATCTACGGCAAGACGGTCGCCTGCCCGTTGCACAACTGGCAGATCGACCTGGAGTCCGGCGAAGCACAGGCACCGGATATCGGCTGCGCCCATCACCATCTGGCGCGGGTGGAAAACGGCCGCGTGCTGCTGGCCCTGCGGGATGCCGGCTGA
- the nirB gene encoding nitrite reductase large subunit NirB, giving the protein MNKLKLVMIGNGMAGVRTLEELLKLSNELYDITVFGAEPHTNYNRILLSPVLAGEQTFEEIVLNDLSWYLDNHIKLLLNRKVVQIDRVKRRVIAEDGSEAEYDRLLIATGSTPFILPIPGNDLQGVIGYRDIADTQAMIDTAKTHKHAVVIGGGLLGLEAANGLMLRGMDVTVVHIGEWLLERQLDKTSGQLLQSALESRGLKFRLSEQTQALHDAGNGRVGSVQFKNGDIIPADLVVMAAGIRPNTELAEKAGLPCSRGILVNDTLQTYDPRIYAIGECASHRGIAYGLVAPLFEQAKVCANHLAQLGFATYKGSVTSTKLKVTGIDLFSAGDFMGGEGTETITLSDPIGGVYKKLVIKDDILVGACLYGDTADGGWYFRQIRENHAIGEIRDHLMFGENALGDVGHQGQDKAMSMADSAEVCGCNGVCKGTIVKAIQEHGLFSVDEVKKHTKAASSCGSCAGLVEQILINTVGGAADVKPKSEKAICGCSDLNHGQIRQAIREQHLLTIAGTMSYLNWRTPNGCATCRPALNYYLIATWPGEARDDPQSRLINERAHANIQKDGTYSVVPRMWGGVTTPSELRRIADVADKYQVPMVKVTGGQRIDLLGIKKQDLPGVWKDLDMPSGHAYGKSIRTVKTCVGSEFCRFGTQNSTQLGIELEHDLFNMWSPHKVKLAVSGCPRNCAEAGIKDVGIIGVDSGWEMYIGGNGGIKTEVAEFFVKLKTADEVREYNGAFLQLYREEAFYLERTVHYLQRVGMAHIKQAIIEDPQRRKALNERLQFSLSFEQDPWKERLEQPQLKKEFEPIRVKQLEVLP; this is encoded by the coding sequence ATGAACAAACTCAAGCTGGTGATGATCGGCAACGGCATGGCCGGGGTACGCACCCTGGAAGAGCTGCTCAAGCTGAGCAATGAGCTCTACGACATCACGGTCTTCGGCGCGGAACCCCACACCAACTACAACCGCATCCTGCTCTCCCCGGTACTGGCCGGCGAACAGACCTTCGAAGAGATCGTGCTCAACGACCTGAGCTGGTACCTGGACAACCACATCAAGCTGCTGCTCAACCGCAAGGTGGTGCAGATCGACCGGGTCAAGCGCCGGGTGATCGCCGAAGACGGCAGCGAAGCCGAGTACGACCGCCTGCTGATCGCCACCGGCTCGACCCCGTTCATCCTGCCGATTCCCGGCAACGACCTGCAGGGTGTGATCGGCTACCGCGACATCGCCGACACCCAGGCGATGATCGACACCGCCAAGACCCACAAGCACGCAGTGGTCATCGGCGGCGGCCTGCTCGGCCTGGAAGCCGCCAACGGCCTGATGCTGCGCGGCATGGACGTGACCGTGGTGCACATCGGCGAATGGCTGCTGGAGCGCCAGCTGGACAAGACCAGCGGCCAACTGCTGCAAAGCGCCCTGGAAAGCCGCGGCCTGAAATTCCGCCTGAGCGAACAGACCCAGGCCCTGCACGACGCGGGCAATGGCCGGGTCGGCTCGGTGCAGTTCAAGAACGGCGACATCATCCCCGCCGACCTGGTGGTGATGGCCGCCGGCATCCGGCCCAATACCGAGCTGGCGGAAAAAGCCGGGCTGCCGTGCAGCCGCGGGATCCTGGTCAACGACACCCTGCAGACCTACGACCCACGCATCTACGCCATCGGCGAATGCGCCAGCCATCGCGGCATCGCCTACGGCCTGGTGGCGCCGCTGTTCGAACAGGCCAAGGTCTGCGCCAACCACCTCGCTCAACTGGGCTTCGCCACTTACAAGGGCTCGGTGACCTCGACCAAGCTGAAAGTCACCGGCATCGACCTGTTCTCCGCCGGCGACTTCATGGGCGGCGAAGGCACCGAGACCATCACCCTCTCCGACCCCATCGGCGGCGTGTACAAGAAGCTGGTGATCAAGGACGACATCCTGGTCGGCGCCTGCCTGTATGGCGACACCGCCGACGGCGGCTGGTACTTCCGGCAGATCCGCGAGAACCACGCCATCGGCGAGATCCGCGACCACCTGATGTTCGGCGAGAACGCTTTGGGCGACGTCGGCCACCAGGGCCAGGACAAGGCCATGAGCATGGCCGACAGCGCCGAAGTCTGCGGCTGCAACGGCGTGTGCAAGGGCACCATCGTCAAGGCGATCCAGGAGCACGGCCTGTTCAGCGTCGACGAGGTCAAGAAGCACACCAAGGCCGCCAGCTCCTGCGGCTCCTGTGCCGGCCTGGTGGAACAGATCCTGATCAACACCGTGGGCGGCGCGGCCGACGTCAAGCCGAAAAGCGAGAAAGCCATTTGCGGCTGCAGCGACCTCAACCACGGACAGATCCGCCAGGCGATCCGCGAACAGCACCTGCTGACCATCGCCGGCACCATGAGCTACCTGAACTGGCGTACGCCCAATGGCTGCGCCACCTGCCGCCCGGCGCTGAACTACTACCTGATTGCCACCTGGCCGGGCGAGGCCAGGGACGACCCGCAATCGCGCCTGATCAACGAACGGGCCCACGCCAATATCCAGAAAGACGGCACCTATTCGGTGGTGCCGCGGATGTGGGGCGGCGTCACCACCCCCTCCGAACTGCGGCGTATCGCCGACGTGGCGGACAAATACCAGGTGCCGATGGTCAAGGTCACCGGCGGCCAGCGCATCGACCTTTTGGGTATCAAGAAGCAGGATTTGCCCGGGGTCTGGAAAGACCTGGACATGCCCTCCGGCCACGCCTACGGCAAGTCCATCCGCACCGTGAAAACCTGCGTCGGCAGCGAGTTCTGCCGCTTCGGCACGCAGAACTCCACCCAGCTGGGCATCGAGCTGGAGCATGACCTGTTCAACATGTGGTCGCCGCACAAGGTCAAGCTGGCGGTCTCCGGCTGCCCACGCAACTGCGCCGAGGCCGGGATCAAGGACGTCGGCATCATCGGCGTCGACTCGGGCTGGGAGATGTATATCGGTGGTAACGGCGGGATCAAGACCGAGGTCGCGGAGTTCTTCGTCAAGCTGAAAACCGCCGACGAAGTGCGCGAATACAACGGCGCTTTCCTGCAGCTGTACCGCGAGGAAGCCTTCTACCTGGAGCGCACCGTGCACTACCTGCAGCGGGTCGGCATGGCGCACATCAAGCAGGCCATCATCGAAGACCCGCAACGGCGCAAGGCCCTCAACGAGCGCCTGCAATTCTCCCTGTCCTTCGAACAGGACCCGTGGAAGGAACGCCTGGAACAACCGCAGCTGAAAAAAGAGTTCGAGCCGATCCGCGTCAAGCAACTGGAGGTGCTGCCATGA